A DNA window from Anas platyrhynchos isolate ZD024472 breed Pekin duck chromosome 33, IASCAAS_PekinDuck_T2T, whole genome shotgun sequence contains the following coding sequences:
- the LOC140000290 gene encoding ATPase family AAA domain-containing protein 2-like yields MLLDELAEKCIGYCGADIKSLCTEAALCSLRRCYPQIYASREKLQLDVNSIKIKAKDFFMAPKKVVPASNRIEASPVQALSPIFKPLFKRSVANILQVVQKIFPQAQLVLKEDRQQDHLNPILQDGMFNSDDDASLVSGDEFKDGMPDGPEKKLLCFSR; encoded by the exons atgttgcttgatgaactagctgagaaatgcattg gatactgtggtgcagatatcaaatccctatgtactgaagctgctctgtgctctctgcgccgatgctatcctcagatttatgcaagtagggagaaatTGCAACTAgacgttaattctattaaaataaaagcaaaggactttttcatggctccgaagaaggttgttccggcatcaaacaggatcgagGCTTCACCCGtacaagcactatcacccattttcaagccactttttaaaagatcagtagcgaatattttacaagttgtgcagaagatcttcccgcagGCACAGCTAGtgctaaaggaggaccgacagcaag accatttaaatcctattttacaagatggtATGTTCaacagtgatgacgatgcatccttggtttccgGAGATGAATTCAAAGATGGAATGCCTGACGGACCGGAGAAAAAactcctctgtttcagcaggtaa